From one Lolium rigidum isolate FL_2022 chromosome 4, APGP_CSIRO_Lrig_0.1, whole genome shotgun sequence genomic stretch:
- the LOC124646975 gene encoding pollen-specific leucine-rich repeat extensin-like protein 4 encodes MDHHGPPLLPNGRRLAATLLLLLLAACFSSARAVTSGEAAYIAHRQLLAMNESGAGDEGELPTDFEPEDRLGADAKSLTFANDRLRRAYIALQAWRRAFYSDPKGFTANWTGTDVCSYNGVICTQALDDPKVTTVAGIDLNGADIAGYLPPELGLLTDLAFFHINTNRFCGIVPKSMSRLTILHEFDVSNNRFVGIFPYVCLEMVSLKYLDIRFNDFEGDLPPALFDKEYDAIFVNSNRFVGPIPETLGNSTASVVVFANNKLVGCIPKSIGKMVHTLDEIIFLNNTLDGCLPLEIGLLKNTTVVDVSGNGLVGSLPKEISGCSKLEQLDVSKNVFTGVVHEAICELPALVNFSFAHNFFNSESGPCMPSEKAEVNLDDAGNCLGSLRPAQKTSLQCAPVLARPVDCSNHPCAGGGGKPASPPSETPLTPIVGPELPPPPPQPKESAPTPAPEPAPLSPIVGPDLPPPPPEGYASAPPPPTSGRLPLSPERPKAPPPKEELPPPAPAKVYPPPAAPKAESPPPAPVSSPPPPVKSPPPPAPVSSPPPPVKSPPPPAPVSSPPPPVKSPPPPAPVSSPPPPVKSPPPPAPVSSPPPPVKSPPPPAPVSSPPPPVKSPPPPAPVSSPPPPVNSPPPPVKSPPPPAPVSSPPPPVKSPPPPAPVSSPPPVVKSLPPPVPVSSPPPPVKSPPPPAPVSSPPPVPVKPPPAPVSSPPPPVKSPPPPAPVSSPPPVPVKPPPAPVSSPPPPVKSPPPPAPVSSPPPPVKSPPPPAPVSSPPPAPVLLPPPAKTLPPPAKEEPQAPPAKTLPPPAKEEPQAPPAKTLPPPAKEEPKAPPAKTLPPPAKEEPQAPPAESVPTPAFDNFIMPPVVSAKYASPPPPQFQGY; translated from the exons ATGGACCACCAcgggccgccgctgctgcccaaTGGCCGCCGTCTGGCGGCcacgctcctgctcctcctcctggcgGCCTGCTTCTCCTCCGCCCGTGCCGTCACCAGCGGCGAGGCCGCCTACATCGCCCACCGGCAGCTCCTCGCCATGAACGAGTCGGGCGCCGGCGATGAGGGCGAACTCCCCACGGACTTCGAGCCCGAGGACCGCCTGGGCGCCGACGCCAAGAGCTTGACATTCGCCAACGACCGCCTCCGCCGCGCGTACATCGCGCTCCAGGCCTGGCGCCGTGCCTTCTACTCCGACCCCAAGGGCTTCACCGCCAACTGGACCGGGACCGACGTGTGCTCCTACAACGGCGTCATCTGCACCCAG GCCCTGGACGACCCTAAAGTCACCACCGTGGCCGGCATCGACctcaacggcgccgacatcgccgGGTACCTGCCCCCCGAGCTCGGCCTGCTCACGGACCTGGCCTTCTTCCACATCAACACCAACCGCTTCTGCGGGATCGTCCCCAAGAGCATGTCGCGCCTCAccatcctccacgagttcgacgtGAGCAACAACCGCTTCGTGGGCATCTTCCCCTACGTCTGCCTCGAGATGGTCTCCCTCAAGTACCTCGACATCCGCTTCAACGACTTCGAGGGCGACCTCCCGCCGGCGCTCTTCGACAAGGAGTACGACGCCATCTTCGTCAACAGCAACCGCTTCGTCGGCCCCATCCCGGAGACGCTCGGCAACTCCACCGCCTCCGTCGTCGTCTTCGCCAACAACAAGCTCGTGGGGTGCATCCCCAAGAGCATCGGCAAGATGGTGCACACGCTCGACGAGATCATCTTCCTCAACAACACCCTCGACGGATGCCTGCCGCTCGAGATCGGCCTGCTCAAGAACACCACCGTCGTCGACGTCAGCGGCAACGGCCTCGTCGGCTCCCTGCCCAAGGAGATCTCCGGATGCTCCAAGCTCGAGCAGCTCGACGTGTCCAAGAACGTCTTCACCGGCGTCGTGCACGAGGCCATCTGCGAGCTCCCCGCGCTCGTCAACTTCAGCTTCGCCCACAATTTCTTCAACTCCGAGTCCGGGCCGTGCATGCCCTCCGAGAAGGCCGAGGTGAACCTCGACGACGCCGGGAACTGTCTCGGCTCGCTCCGGCCTGCGCAGAAGACCTCGCTCCAGTGCGCGCCCGTGCTCGCGCGCCCCGTCGACTGCAGCAACCACCCATGCGCCGGCGGAGGCGGGAAGCCAGCGTCGCCGCCGTCCGAGACGCCCTTGACCCCGATTGTTGGGccggagctgccgccgccgccaccgcagcccAAGGAGTCCGCACCAACGCCAGCTCCTGAGCCGGCACCGCTGTCCCCGATTGTCGGACCGGACTTGCCCCCACCACCACCGGAAGGGTATGCTAGCGCTCCACCACCTCCAACATCCGGCCGGCTTCCGTTGTCCCCTGAGCGCCCGAaggcaccaccgccgaaggaagaACTACCACCCCCAGCACCGGCCAAGGTTTATCCTCCACCGGCAGCGCCAAAGGCCGAATCTCCACCGCCAGCTCCGGTCAGCTCTCCGCCACCCCCGGTGAaatctcctccaccgcctgcgcCGGTGAGCTCTCCACCTCCTCCGGTGAAGTCTCCACCACCACCCGCACCGGTCAGCTCTCCGCCACCACCGGTGAAGTCCCCGCCACCGCCCGCACCGGTCAGCTCCCCACCTCCTCCGGTCAAGTCCCCGCCACCACCTGCACCAGTCAGTTCTCCACCTCCTCCGGTCAAGTCTCCACCACCACCCGCACCAGTGAGCTCTCCACCTCCTCCGGTGaaatctcctccacctccagcaccggtgAGCTCTCCACCTCCCCCCGTGAA CTCGCCACCTCCCCCTGTGAAGtctccaccgccaccggctcCAGTGAGCTCACCGCCTCCTCCGGTCAAGTCTCCACCACCCCCTGCACCAGTGAGCTCACCACCTCCTGTAGTGAAGTCTCTACCACCACCGGTGCCAGTTagctcgccgcctcctccggtcaagtctccaccaccaccagcgcCAGTAAGCTCACCGCCACCAGTACCAGTGAAGCCACCACCGGCTCCAGTTAGCTCACCGCCTCCCCCGGTGaaatctccaccaccacctgctCCAGTTAGCTCGCCACCACCAGTACCAGTGAAGCCTCCCCCGGCCCCAGTGAGCTCACCACCACCCCCGGTGAAGTCTCCACCACCACCCGCTCCAGTTAGCTCACCACCACCTCCAGTCaagtctcctccacctccagcaccagtCAGCTCTCCACCACCGGCGCCAGTGTTATTGCCTCCTCCAGCAAAGACCCTACCACCACCAGCGAAAGAGGAGCCACAGGCACCTCCGGCAAAGACGCTACCACCACCAGCGAAAGAGGAGCCACAGGCACCTCCGGCAAAGACCCTACCACCACCAGCGAAAGAGGAGCCAAAGGCACCTCCGGCAAAGACCCTACCACCACCGGCGAAAGAGGAGCCACAGGCACCTCCAGCAGAATCAGTTCCAACCCCAGCCTTCGACAATTTCATCATGCCGCCAGTGGTGTCGGCCAAGTACGCATCACCCCCACCTCCTCAGTTCCAGGGGTATTAA